TCATCACGATCAAGCATTTTAGCAATCATACTATTGCTACCGGGAACTACGCCCTGGTCGGCGTTTAGGCTGAATTTGATTTTCCCCGAATTGCCTGCCGCGGGATCATCACAGTGATAAGAGATATCGACATCTTTTAACGTGTAATTTGCTGGTGGCTCGCCTTGCGTGACAAACTGCGATGTCACAATATTCCCCAGCTCCACTTCAATGGTACTTCCCTCGTTTATTGTGCAAGTGAGTGGGGCGGTGATTTTGCCCATTAGTTGGATATTGGAGACCAACTTTGTGTCGGCGACAGAACAACTGCCACCGAAAGAGAGGCAGGCATAATTTTGGGCGATAATTGTTGGGGGGATAATCTCTTCGCCCAAAATAGCTTTCTTAATGTAGTATTTTAAGACGACGACATTCCATTTAAATTCCCTCTTTGTATTACTTCCGTCGGTGGGTCGTGTCGCATCATTACAAACGTCACTGGTTGATTCTTTGATCGTCCTTTTTGTTTCACGAATACTCGCCATGCTTGAAAACGGTGTCGGGTAGGTATTTATATATATAGCTTGCAGACCCGAACCATCGGGTGAGTTTATTGCATCGGCGTAGGCTGTGACATTGATATCTAAATGATCAGTCAGGTAGCCGTAACCACTGACACCTGCTGGCAATGGACTCCCGGCGGCGGATACTTCATACACATCGGTGTTTGAATAGAAATTACCCTTCGGACAAGCACAGTCAGCGACAATGGATGAACCTTCAGCAACGAAATGTTCAGCGAGGCTTCCGGAGTTCCCGTCTTTATTTTGATTGGATGGCAATTCGACATTGGTATTAATGGTGTAATTACCGGGTGCCGGGAAGCAATCTTGTAAAACGGTTGTTGCCGCCCGCGTAATGAATGGCGAAACAATGAGTACCAGCAGCAGCGAGAGTTTCAATAGCTTATTATTTATGAAATTTTTGTGTTGTTTATTTTGCATGTTTTGTCTCCGGTTTACAGATCGCGTCGACCTGACGAATTCCCCCTGGTAAGGTTTCAGGGGAAGGGGATAGCACGATATCGGCATGGCATTGCTGTTGTGCAGAATCCCCCCACTTAACCGTCAAAGGAATATTTTCGCTAACTCCCGCGAGATACAGCACGCCGTGATCGTCGACAATTCCATTGAGAGACAAGCCATCCACATTCGCGACCGCGCCAAATGGGATGATGCGACCATCCGGGCGAGTTAGTGAGATGAGTGCGCGATAACCAACATGCGCCCTAAATTGCGTGCTGACTGCGGCGCTGCGGCTTGGGACAAGGGTCATCGAGGTTTCATCGGTATCCACATCATCTGGAAGGCTGGTGGTATCGATGCGAATGATATTTTCCTGATAAGGTGTGAGAGAAGGGATAATGGCGTTGCCAAAGATATCCGTCTGAACACCGCGCTGATTGGCAAAACGAACACCTGATGCACCGTTAGCGCTGACGATGGCAAACTGGTCGCCTAATGGTTGTGAAAGTGTCACACCTGCGGGATGAGCTACCACAGCGCCGCTCAGACCATAAGTCAATTGCCGCGAGTTATCAGAGGCATAATAGTAACCTGTACTAAGATTGGCATACTGCGATCGATAGCTGCCATAAACGCTACTGTTATCCTCACCATCGTGGTTAGTGCGGCTTTGCCGTAATGAATAGCTAAGTCGGTTATCATCCAGAAGTGTACCGTTAAGACCAACGCTATGGTTGGTATCGCCATGTTTACTGGTGCTGAGGTTGTAACTGGCCCAGCTTTTGGGCAGCCATTGCGATAAGGGGATGCTAAAACCTAACGACACCATCTGATCGCTTGGTTCATCGCTGATTTTGCTGTAGGTATAGGCAACGCTGACGCTGATCCCACCGATCGTCCTATTAATGCCCGATGTAATGCTTCGCTCTTTATGGTCGGTTTGCCAATAATCTTGTTGGTAGCCGGAGAGATATAAATTGCTGTCCAGTATGGTTTGGCTGAGGTTTAGCTGAATTCTGCTGCGCTTGTTGTAGCGATATGACCAGTCGCTATCATTGGCATCATAGTTTTCGTTAGCATCGGCAAAATTGTAATAACCACTTGTCGAATATCGATAGCTTGCCAGCGTAAAGTTTGTGTCTGTTGTTTCTATATTCTTAGTGTACATCAGCCGCCATGACTGCCCATCATGCTGCTCACCGCTATCCAGTTGCGCGCGGGCCCAGGTCAGATCTGTGGATATTGAGCCAAAATCGCCGAGCACAACGCCAGTACCGCTATTAAGAGCTTGATAATCTTGGGAGGCTGTTATGCCTCCAAAAACGGTAAGGTTGTTATTAAGGCCATAAATGGCAGTTCCTTGCGCGAAAAGCGGTTCATTGGCTGCGTGATTACCATTGGCCCGATAGCGTGCGAGGGTCATTTCGTAGCGAATATTTCCCGGACGCTGCATTACGGCAACACTGGAATAAGGTTGCGTATAATGATGTTCGCTTCCGTCCGCTTCTTTGATAGTGATGTCCAGATCCGCACTGTTGGTCGTGGAGTAAAGATCTGTTATTTCAAACGCTCCGGGGGCAACGTTTGCCTGATAAATGATATAGCCATTTTGGCGAACAGTGACTTCCGCATTGGAACTGGCTGTGCCGCGAATCACTGGGGCAAAACCGCGCTGGTTATAGGGCAGCATTTCGTCATCCGACGCGATATTTACACCGCGATATCGCAGGCTATCAAAAACCTCACCGCGGGTACTGTTTTCACCTGCGATAAACTGTGCTTTTAATCGATGGATATCATGCTGGATCCAAGTGTTAATTGTCTGCCAGGAACTGATGTCATCGGTTTGGCTCCAGGTTGAATAATTCCGCAGCCGCCAACCACCCAAATTGATGCCGCTGCGTAGGTTGAGATACTGATTGGCATTATTGGTATGATCTGATTCTTCACGCTGTGAACCTGAGAAGGCGTAATCGGCAAAAAAAACCGGCACTCCATCATTCCAGCGGGAAGGTTCAATGTTGTCATTGTGGTGCATCTCAACTGCCGCTTGCGGCATGCTTATACGCAATGTCATGGCATTAAAGTCTAAGGTCGCTGATGCAAAAGGAATGTAGTTGCCAATGGTTTTGGGTATTGGCTCGGTTGTAGGAAGGTTCGCCAGTTCCGGATAGGAATCGACACGAATGCCCCATTGGCGTAAGAGCTGAGGTGTCAACTGTGGTATTAATAATCCGTTTTTGTCATTGACGTAGACAATTGATTCATCTTTAGTCAATCGTTTATTAATATTAATTTTCGTGAGATACGTACCTGGTAATTGCCCATTTTCCTTTGAAAATAAGGACAGATTGATATCCTGATTTGACAGGCCATCGCCTTCAAGTGTTGAAGGTGCAAAATAATATTCCCGGGCGTTGACGTTGCTGGCGGTCACGAGAAGCAGACCGCTCAAGGCTTTCAATATGGGATTTATCCGCCTCAAGAAACGAGGCGAGCACAGGTGCAATTTATTAGCCGCCATTAGCACCACTATTCCTGGGTTAAAATGGAATTAAATTCATTCGTTGGATTCCCGTAATCAGTAATGCAACGCCAGGTCACCTCTTTGCCGCTCGCGGTCTTGGGTACCGTAAATTGTGCAGTTGCTTTCGGCGCGACGATCTCGGCATCTTTTATTGATGTGCTTCCGAGTTTCAGGTTATCGAAAACGCTGTAATAGTCGCCGTCGTTTGTAATAACCAACTGACTAGCACGTCGGCTAAAGCGCAGGCTTTTACAGGTATCAACGGGATTGTTGTGTAATCCTTTCGGTCGCCAGAATAATTTCAACCGGGTTTTGTAAATAAGTCGCAGAACATTTTTGTTATCATCGTCTTTTGCCATCGCAGGTATTGTGCGAATGTTCATATAAAATAAAGACTCTCGATCGGTTGGCAATGCCTGCCCAGACCAGGTAATACGAAGGTTTTGTTCCTTTTGCGGATCAAGTCTAAACAGTGGTGGTGTAATAATAAATGGCCCGCGAGTTTTTTCATCGCCAGTATCTATCCATGATTGGATAAGCCAAGGTAATTCTTTATCTTTATTTGTCAGTGGTAATGCTACCTCTCTTGTATTTGCATCATAAATAATACGCGTTCTTCCCACCTGAACTCCTGTGGCATGGGTGAACATGGTGAAAGTGCAAGTCATAAAACAGATAAATAGCAGAAGAATACGCATCCTGGCATCCCTTAATAAAAACGTGTTTTGCAGTGCAGGGTAAATCTACCGTTGCGTCTGACCAACTATGTAATACATGACTGACGTATTATTAGCTGTAATAGTAATAATACGTCAGATGAGGTGGTCGAAGTGTTAGCGGTAAAGGATATTAACCGTTAAGTCAGCATCTGCCGGGCCTGGGGTTACGGTTGAGGTAAAAGATTTATAGCGCGCGTTAAATGATGCGGTAATGGTATCGCCGGCTGTCGTTGGTAACTGAACATAAACTTGACTATCAGATCCATCAAATTTGATAAAAGTCGTGCTATCACCGATTGGGCTCATGGCAATACCAACACCCGTTGCAGCAATTGTTCCATCGGTAGTGATTTTACTCACATCCAATAAGGTCGAGCTAGCCGTTGCCGTAGTTGTACCGTTAAAGGTTAACTGAATAGCAGCAAGTCCATCACTTTTTAATGGGCAGTCCTTCAGGGTGATATCTACAGGCACGAGAGTGGACTCTTTACCCACTCCTGCATCGTTGAATAGCGAAGTAGGAAAAGTGCCTAGTGGCACGGTAGAGTCTGTGCCGTCAGTACCATCTATTACGCAACTTGGCTCAATAATTTCACCAGTAAAATGAATTTTTCCCGCATTCATTTCTGCAGCCAATGCATTATAACTGATCAGGGCAATAAGAGCGCCTGATAGAAATTTGTAACGAAATCTCATGATTTATTTACTCCATGTATTGATTAAATGCTTAATTGAAAACCTTTAAATACAGCATTCAATCACTGTGAAAATGTTTGCCGATGTAAACATATTAATCTTCAATGATTAATCTGAATTTAATTGAAGGCTCGCCATTTTATTGTTTAGTTCTTATGGCGTCATCATGTATTAAGGAATTTCATTGTTATAGCTTCCGAAAATTACCTTAATTGAGATAAATTGCCAATAATAATTTGAAATGATTCTACATCTATCCTTTTTAATTATATTTGACTGCGAATGTATATATAAAACAGATCGGTCATTAATTCTCTGCTTGTATATTAACCTGTGAGTGTAAGTGTTGAGTTAAATAAATATTTAATTCCGCTAAATACATATCAGTGAGACTTGGGTTCATCGCCAGCAGGAGATAAACAGCTTAATAGGCCCTGTTTCACGCGGCTTTTCTCCCCATTAGCCTGAAGGGGGTCTGGCATGATACCTCCAGGTAAAAAGCATCATGAGTAGCTGGCGTGTCAGAAGAGAGCGACGACGACAAAACAGAAGCCCCCACACCCCATCGGCTTGAAAAGGCGCGTGAAGATGGGCAGATCCCCCGTTCCCGCGAATTAACCTCGCTGCTGATGTTGTTGGTCGGGATAAGCATTATTTGGCTGGGCGGCGAACCGTTGGCTCGACAGTTAGCGGCTATGCTCTCTGCCGGTTTGCACTTCGATCACAGCATCATCAACGACCCAAATCTTATCGTCAGCCAAATCAGTTTGCTAATAAAGCAGGCCGTCTGGGCGCTGTTGCCGCTGATTTTAGGGCTGGTGGTTGTGGCGATTGCCGCCCCCATGCTGCTTGGTGGCCTGTTGTTTAGCGGCAAATCGATGCAGTTTAAGTTCAGCAAATTGAACCCCATTGCCGGATTAGGGCGCATGTTTTCCGCGCAGGCGGGTGCGGAATTGCTGAAAGCGCTTTTGAAAGCCGTTTTGGTGGGCAGCGTAACGGTCTGGTATCTGCTGCATAACTGGCCGGAGATGATGCGGCTTATCAGCGAACCACCTCTTGCAGCACTCGGGCATGCGCTCAATATGGTGGCGGTGTGCGGCTTGCTGATTGTGTTGGGGTTAACGCCGATGGTCGGCTTTGACGTCTTTTTCCAGATTCTCAGCAACCTTAAAAAACTGCGCATGAGTCGCCAGGATATCCGCGACGAATTTAAGCAACAAGAAGGCGACCCCCACGTAAAAAACCGCATACGTCAACAGCAGCGGGCGGTAGCTCGCCGCCGCATGATGGCTGATGTGCCGAAAGCGGATGTGATTGTCACGAACCCGACGCACTACTCGGTCGCCCTGCAGTACGACGAAAACAAAATGAGTGCGCCAAAGGTGCTTGCGAAAGGCGCGGGGCTTGTGGCGCTACGCATTCGTGAGATTGGCAACGAGCACCGCATTCCGATGCTGGAAGCCCCGCCGCTGGCGCGTGCGTTATACCGCCACGCCGAAATTGGGCAGCAAATTCCCGGGCAATTATATTCCGCCGTGGCTGAAGTCCTGGCATGGGTATGGCAACTGCGTCGCTGGCGCGTGGCGGGCGGTTTAATCCCGAAAAAACCTGAAAATCTACCGGTGCCTGAAGCACTGGACTTTGCAAACGAGAAGGACTCCGATGGCTAACCTCCTGGCGCAGTTGCGCCTGCCGAGCTCGATGAAATCCGGACAATGGCAGATTCTAGCCGGGCCGGTACTTATCTTGCTTATTTTGTCGATGATGGTGCTACCGCTGCCGGCGTTTGTACTGGATTTACTCTTCACCTTTAACATTGCGCTGTCGATTATGGTGCTGCTGGTGGCGATGTTCACCCAGCGCACGCTGGAGTTCGCAGCCTTCCCGACCATTTTGCTGTTTACCACGTTATTGCGTCTGGCGCTGAACGTGGCTTCAACCCGTATCATTTTGATGGAAGGCCATACCGGCGGCGCGGCGGCGGGTAAAGTAGTTGAGGCTTTCGGTCACTTTCTGGTTGGCGGCAACTTTGCGATCGGTATCGTGGTGTTCATCATCCTCGTTATCATCAACTTTATGGTTATCACCAAAGGTGCCGGGCGTATTGCCGAAGTGGGCGCGCGCTTTGTGTTGGACGGGATGCCGGGCAAACAGATGGCGATTGACGCCGATCTCAACGCTGGGTTGATTGGCGAAGACGAAGCGAAAAAACGCCGTTCGGAAGTAACCCAGGAAGCAGATTTTTACGGCTCGATGGACGGTGCCAGTAAATTCGTGCGCGGCGATGCGGTTGCCGGTCTGATGATCATGGCCATCAACGTAATTGGCGGCCTGTTAGTGGGCGTGTTGCAACATGATATGGCGGTGGGTGCGGCGGCGGAAACGTACACGTTGCTGACAATTGGTGACGGCCTAGTGGCGCAGATCCCGGCGCTCGTTATCTCGACGGCGGCGGGGGTTATCGTGACCCGCGTGGCGACCGACCAGGACGTCGGCGAACAGATGGTCACCCAACTGTTTAACAATCCGCGCGTTATGCTCCTTAGCGCCGGTGTGCTTGGTTTGCTCGGGATGGTGCCGGGCATGCCGAACTTTGTTTTCCTGCTGTTTACCGCAGCGTTGCTTGCGCTGGCATGGTGGATGCGTGGCCGTCAGATGGAATCCCCTGCGGCGCCAGCAGCACCTGTGAAACCGCAGGAAAATCCGCAGGCCGTGGAAGCGACGTGGAATGATGTGCAGCTTGAAGATTCGCTCGGTATGGAAGTGGGTTATCGCCTGATTCCGATGGTGGACTTCCAGCAAGACGGTGAACTGTTAGGGCGCATTCGCAGCATCCGTAAAAAATTTGCGCAGGATATGGGGTTCTTACCGCCGGTGGTGCATATTCGCGACAATATGGATTTGCCACCTGCACGTTACCGCATTCTGATGAAAGGCGTGGAAATTGGCAGTGGCGATGCCTATCCCGGGCGCTGGCTGGCCATTAACCCAGGCACGGCGGCGGGTACGCTGCCCGGCGAAACGACCACCGATCCGGCGTTTGGTTTAGCTGCCACCTGGATTGAAAGCGCGCTCAAAGAACAGGCGCAAATTCAGGGCTTCACCGTGGTCGAAGCCAGTACCGTGGTGGCGACCCATCTGAACCATCTGATTGGGCAGTTCGCACCGGAACTGTTTGGCCGCCAGGAAGCGCAACAGCTTCTCGATCGTGTTTCTCAGGAAATGCCGAAGCTGACCGAAGATCTTGTGCCGGGCGTGGTGACCTTAACTACGCTGCATAAAGTGCTGCAAAACCTGCTGGCCGAAAAAGTGCCGATTCGCGATATGCGTACCATTCTGGAAACGCTGGCGGAGCATGCGCCAGTTCAAAACGATCCTCATGAATTAACGGCGGTGGTGCGTGTGGCGCTGGGGCGTGCCATAACGCAGCAATGGTTCCCTGGTAATGGCGAAGTGCAGGTGATTGGCCTGGATGCTGCGCTGGAGCGCTTGTTGTTGCAGGCCCTGCAGGGCGGAGGAGGTTTAGAACCCGGCCTTGCAGACCGTTTGCTTGAGCAGGCGCAGGAAGCATTGAAACGCCAGGAAATGCTCGGAGCGCCGCCGGTGCTGCTGGTCAACCATGCTTTGCGTCCGCTGCTTGCGCGCTTCTTACGCCGCAGCCTGCCGCAATTAATGGTGCTCTCAAGCCTTGAGCTTTCAGAAAATCGTAACATTCGCATGACTGCGACGATTGGAGCGAAATAATGAGCCGCTTGTTATTGTTGATTCTTTTGCCTTTTATCGCTCAGGCAAATGGCGAGGGGGCATGGCAGGCAAGTGGGATGGGGGCGACGCTCAGCCATCGCGGCGTGGCCGCATCGTCCCGCGCGCTGGCACCTTCGCAGCCGGTTAGCGGCGTTATGACGCTGGTTGCCTGGCGTTACGAATTGATCGGTCCAACGCCCGCTGGATTAAACGTAAGATTGTGCTCGGTTACGCGCTGCGTAGAAATAGAAGGGCAGAACGGAACGACGCGTGGATTTACGAATGTTGCGGCCAGCGAGCCGTTGCGTTTTGTCTGGCAAGTACCAGGCGGGGGTAAGCTTTTCCCCGTACTTAAAGTAAGAAGTAATCAAGTGATTGTGAACTATCGCTAAACTCAAAGCCGCATGTCAGATGCGGCTTTTTCACTCCCATATCTCATTTTCAGCCTGTGCTTTTGATAAAAGCAAACCACTGTTTTATAAATCAGTGATGCGGGTGCAGGAACTCTTTGTAATTTTGCCAGCATTCGCCAGCCGGTGGCAAAAATGGAAAGGTATCAATAGCCCCGTCCTTCTACCTTAGCCTTGTAAGATTCTCGCAGGCCCGATAACAAGCATGGGACGTGCAATCTCGAATAACAAAAGCAACGGGGTTTGACGGCAATGAAAACACGTAAGATTGGACTGGCAAATTATCTTGCCTACGGTTCCGGGGATTTCCTCGGGGCGGGCACCACGGCGCTCACCGCGGCCTGGTTACTCTACTTCTACACCACCTTCTGCGGTCTGACACCCATTGAAGCCACATTTATTTTTGCGATGGCAAGAGTGCTTGATGCGGTGGTGAGCCCGCTGATGGGCTTCCTGACCGATAACTTTGGTTCAACGTGGCTGGGTAAACGCTTCGGCCGGCGTAAGTTCTTTATCCTGCTCGGTATTCCTCTCGTCTTCAGCTACAGCTTCATGTGGGTGGGCGAGATGAGCTATTGGTACTACCTGGTCACGTATCTGATTTTTGATGTGGTCTATACCATGATTCTGGTGCCGTATGAGACGCTGGTTCCAGAAATGACCGATGATTTCAAACAGAAAACCAAGTTCTCCGGCGCACGTATCTCAATGGCGCAGCTCTCTGCGATTCTTGCCGCCTTCCTGCCAGGCATTCTGTTGAATCACTTCGGTAAAGACAACGCTATCTCCTTCTTCTATTCAAGCCTGGTCTTTGCCACGCTGTGCGCTATTGTGCTGACACTCGTCTGGTTCTTTACCTGGGAGCGTCCGCGTTCTGAATGGACTGAAGCTGCATTACGTGCAGAAGAAGAGAAGAAAACGCTGACCTTTGCGCAGAGCATGAAGCGCCTGAACGTGGAGCTGACCTCAACGCTGCGCGTGAAAATTTTCCGCCAGCATCTCGGTATGTATCTGGGCGGTTATATCGCGCAGGACGTCTTCAACGCCGTGTTTACCTATTACGTGGTGTTTGTACTGATGCAAAGTGCGAGCATGGCATCCAGCCTGCTTGGTACCATGGCAATCCTGCAGTTTATTGCGGTTATCGGCATGATTCCTTTATGTATCAAATTTGGCCCGGCACCGTCTTATCGCATGGTCGTGGTGCTATTTGGTCTGAGTTCAATCTCCTATGCGGTGCTCTATTACGCGGGATTGAGCGATGTGTTCTCGCTGCTGATGCTGGTTTCTGCAATCGCGGGTCTGGGGCGCGGTGGTATCAACTATGTACCGTGGAATACTTACACCTACATTGCGGACGTTGATGAAGTGATCACCGGCCAGCGTCGGGAAGGGATTTTCGCGGGGATCATGACGCTTACGCGTAAAGCCTCCCAGGCGGGCGCCGTGATGCTGGTGGGTATCGTGATGCAGCTTTCCGGTTTTGTTTCCGGGCAGACCACGCAGCCGCCTGCGGTTAGCCATACCATTCTGATGATTTTAAGCTTCGGTACCGTTGCGGTTCTGGCATGTGGTTTCCTGGTTTCTCTGCGCTTTAAACTGAATTTGCAAACTCACAGCGTGTTACGCGAAGA
This genomic window from Buttiauxella gaviniae contains:
- the flhE gene encoding flagellar protein FlhE, which encodes MSRLLLLILLPFIAQANGEGAWQASGMGATLSHRGVAASSRALAPSQPVSGVMTLVAWRYELIGPTPAGLNVRLCSVTRCVEIEGQNGTTRGFTNVAASEPLRFVWQVPGGGKLFPVLKVRSNQVIVNYR
- the flhB gene encoding flagellar biosynthesis protein FlhB → MSEESDDDKTEAPTPHRLEKAREDGQIPRSRELTSLLMLLVGISIIWLGGEPLARQLAAMLSAGLHFDHSIINDPNLIVSQISLLIKQAVWALLPLILGLVVVAIAAPMLLGGLLFSGKSMQFKFSKLNPIAGLGRMFSAQAGAELLKALLKAVLVGSVTVWYLLHNWPEMMRLISEPPLAALGHALNMVAVCGLLIVLGLTPMVGFDVFFQILSNLKKLRMSRQDIRDEFKQQEGDPHVKNRIRQQQRAVARRRMMADVPKADVIVTNPTHYSVALQYDENKMSAPKVLAKGAGLVALRIREIGNEHRIPMLEAPPLARALYRHAEIGQQIPGQLYSAVAEVLAWVWQLRRWRVAGGLIPKKPENLPVPEALDFANEKDSDG
- a CDS encoding fimbrial protein — protein: MQNKQHKNFINNKLLKLSLLLVLIVSPFITRAATTVLQDCFPAPGNYTINTNVELPSNQNKDGNSGSLAEHFVAEGSSIVADCACPKGNFYSNTDVYEVSAAGSPLPAGVSGYGYLTDHLDINVTAYADAINSPDGSGLQAIYINTYPTPFSSMASIRETKRTIKESTSDVCNDATRPTDGSNTKREFKWNVVVLKYYIKKAILGEEIIPPTIIAQNYACLSFGGSCSVADTKLVSNIQLMGKITAPLTCTINEGSTIEVELGNIVTSQFVTQGEPPANYTLKDVDISYHCDDPAAGNSGKIKFSLNADQGVVPGSNSMIAKMLDRDDIGVRMFDDNDNNVVLDGSLDMPVTLDEQGNGKIVMKAAPVSTKSQRPQPGKFEGNVTVKMELR
- a CDS encoding MFS transporter, which encodes MKTRKIGLANYLAYGSGDFLGAGTTALTAAWLLYFYTTFCGLTPIEATFIFAMARVLDAVVSPLMGFLTDNFGSTWLGKRFGRRKFFILLGIPLVFSYSFMWVGEMSYWYYLVTYLIFDVVYTMILVPYETLVPEMTDDFKQKTKFSGARISMAQLSAILAAFLPGILLNHFGKDNAISFFYSSLVFATLCAIVLTLVWFFTWERPRSEWTEAALRAEEEKKTLTFAQSMKRLNVELTSTLRVKIFRQHLGMYLGGYIAQDVFNAVFTYYVVFVLMQSASMASSLLGTMAILQFIAVIGMIPLCIKFGPAPSYRMVVVLFGLSSISYAVLYYAGLSDVFSLLMLVSAIAGLGRGGINYVPWNTYTYIADVDEVITGQRREGIFAGIMTLTRKASQAGAVMLVGIVMQLSGFVSGQTTQPPAVSHTILMILSFGTVAVLACGFLVSLRFKLNLQTHSVLREETAKMRAAGRPVPEATTPQARATVEMLAGIPYENLWGNNNIGYLNHNKPAAPSLKQAAAMNSNATQRLS
- a CDS encoding fimbria/pilus outer membrane usher protein, translating into MAANKLHLCSPRFLRRINPILKALSGLLLVTASNVNAREYYFAPSTLEGDGLSNQDINLSLFSKENGQLPGTYLTKININKRLTKDESIVYVNDKNGLLIPQLTPQLLRQWGIRVDSYPELANLPTTEPIPKTIGNYIPFASATLDFNAMTLRISMPQAAVEMHHNDNIEPSRWNDGVPVFFADYAFSGSQREESDHTNNANQYLNLRSGINLGGWRLRNYSTWSQTDDISSWQTINTWIQHDIHRLKAQFIAGENSTRGEVFDSLRYRGVNIASDDEMLPYNQRGFAPVIRGTASSNAEVTVRQNGYIIYQANVAPGAFEITDLYSTTNSADLDITIKEADGSEHHYTQPYSSVAVMQRPGNIRYEMTLARYRANGNHAANEPLFAQGTAIYGLNNNLTVFGGITASQDYQALNSGTGVVLGDFGSISTDLTWARAQLDSGEQHDGQSWRLMYTKNIETTDTNFTLASYRYSTSGYYNFADANENYDANDSDWSYRYNKRSRIQLNLSQTILDSNLYLSGYQQDYWQTDHKERSITSGINRTIGGISVSVAYTYSKISDEPSDQMVSLGFSIPLSQWLPKSWASYNLSTSKHGDTNHSVGLNGTLLDDNRLSYSLRQSRTNHDGEDNSSVYGSYRSQYANLSTGYYYASDNSRQLTYGLSGAVVAHPAGVTLSQPLGDQFAIVSANGASGVRFANQRGVQTDIFGNAIIPSLTPYQENIIRIDTTSLPDDVDTDETSMTLVPSRSAAVSTQFRAHVGYRALISLTRPDGRIIPFGAVANVDGLSLNGIVDDHGVLYLAGVSENIPLTVKWGDSAQQQCHADIVLSPSPETLPGGIRQVDAICKPETKHAK
- a CDS encoding fimbrial biogenesis chaperone gives rise to the protein MRILLLFICFMTCTFTMFTHATGVQVGRTRIIYDANTREVALPLTNKDKELPWLIQSWIDTGDEKTRGPFIITPPLFRLDPQKEQNLRITWSGQALPTDRESLFYMNIRTIPAMAKDDDNKNVLRLIYKTRLKLFWRPKGLHNNPVDTCKSLRFSRRASQLVITNDGDYYSVFDNLKLGSTSIKDAEIVAPKATAQFTVPKTASGKEVTWRCITDYGNPTNEFNSILTQE
- the flhA gene encoding flagellar biosynthesis protein FlhA; the protein is MANLLAQLRLPSSMKSGQWQILAGPVLILLILSMMVLPLPAFVLDLLFTFNIALSIMVLLVAMFTQRTLEFAAFPTILLFTTLLRLALNVASTRIILMEGHTGGAAAGKVVEAFGHFLVGGNFAIGIVVFIILVIINFMVITKGAGRIAEVGARFVLDGMPGKQMAIDADLNAGLIGEDEAKKRRSEVTQEADFYGSMDGASKFVRGDAVAGLMIMAINVIGGLLVGVLQHDMAVGAAAETYTLLTIGDGLVAQIPALVISTAAGVIVTRVATDQDVGEQMVTQLFNNPRVMLLSAGVLGLLGMVPGMPNFVFLLFTAALLALAWWMRGRQMESPAAPAAPVKPQENPQAVEATWNDVQLEDSLGMEVGYRLIPMVDFQQDGELLGRIRSIRKKFAQDMGFLPPVVHIRDNMDLPPARYRILMKGVEIGSGDAYPGRWLAINPGTAAGTLPGETTTDPAFGLAATWIESALKEQAQIQGFTVVEASTVVATHLNHLIGQFAPELFGRQEAQQLLDRVSQEMPKLTEDLVPGVVTLTTLHKVLQNLLAEKVPIRDMRTILETLAEHAPVQNDPHELTAVVRVALGRAITQQWFPGNGEVQVIGLDAALERLLLQALQGGGGLEPGLADRLLEQAQEALKRQEMLGAPPVLLVNHALRPLLARFLRRSLPQLMVLSSLELSENRNIRMTATIGAK
- a CDS encoding fimbrial protein, encoding MRFRYKFLSGALIALISYNALAAEMNAGKIHFTGEIIEPSCVIDGTDGTDSTVPLGTFPTSLFNDAGVGKESTLVPVDITLKDCPLKSDGLAAIQLTFNGTTTATASSTLLDVSKITTDGTIAATGVGIAMSPIGDSTTFIKFDGSDSQVYVQLPTTAGDTITASFNARYKSFTSTVTPGPADADLTVNILYR